From the genome of Edaphobacter dinghuensis, one region includes:
- the atpD gene encoding F0F1 ATP synthase subunit beta, with amino-acid sequence MAENIGKVISISGPAVDVQFDEAHMPPIFQALRIVSDGFDVPQPLDVVVEVQQHLGEGRVRCIAMVATEGMVRGMKAIDTGAGITVPVGRETLGRVLNVLGQPVDELGPVNAKEHRPIHRQAPAFDEQSTSEEMFETGIKVVDLILPFLKGGKIGLFGGAGVGKTVVIQELINNVASKHGGFSVFAGVGERTREGNDLWHEFQESGVIDPHDFNKSKAALIYGQMTEPPGARLRVALTGLTVAEYFRDEEGADTLLFIDNIFRFTQAGSEVSTLLGRMPSAVGYQPNLATEMGELQERITSTKKGSVTSVQAIYVPADDITDPAPATTFAHLDATMLLSRPLSELGIYPAVDPLTSTSRILSARIVGQEHYDVAQGVKRILQRYKDLQDIIAILGIDELSEEDKITVARARKVQRFLSQPFHVAEIFTGIPGAYVKVEDTIRSFKEIIEGKHDDIPEQAFYLKGGIEDVLAAAEKMKQTA; translated from the coding sequence ATGGCAGAGAATATTGGAAAAGTAATCTCGATCAGCGGCCCGGCCGTTGACGTTCAATTCGACGAAGCGCATATGCCGCCTATCTTCCAGGCGCTGCGCATCGTCAGCGATGGCTTCGACGTACCCCAGCCGCTCGACGTTGTCGTCGAAGTGCAACAGCATCTCGGCGAAGGCCGTGTGCGCTGCATCGCGATGGTTGCCACCGAGGGCATGGTTCGCGGCATGAAGGCCATCGACACCGGCGCGGGCATCACCGTTCCCGTGGGCCGCGAGACGCTGGGCCGTGTGCTCAACGTGCTTGGCCAGCCGGTCGACGAGCTCGGTCCGGTCAACGCCAAGGAACATCGCCCCATTCACCGCCAAGCCCCGGCCTTCGACGAGCAGTCCACCTCGGAAGAGATGTTCGAGACCGGCATCAAGGTCGTCGACCTGATCCTGCCCTTCTTGAAGGGCGGCAAGATCGGCCTCTTCGGCGGCGCCGGAGTCGGCAAGACCGTCGTCATTCAGGAGCTGATCAACAACGTCGCCTCCAAGCACGGCGGCTTCTCCGTATTTGCCGGAGTCGGCGAGCGCACTCGCGAGGGCAACGACCTCTGGCACGAGTTCCAGGAGTCGGGCGTTATCGATCCGCATGACTTCAACAAGTCCAAGGCCGCACTGATCTACGGCCAGATGACCGAGCCGCCGGGGGCGCGTCTGCGCGTCGCCCTCACCGGCCTCACCGTCGCCGAGTACTTCCGCGACGAAGAAGGTGCGGACACGCTGCTCTTCATCGACAACATCTTCCGCTTCACGCAGGCCGGCTCCGAGGTCTCCACGCTGCTCGGCCGTATGCCTTCGGCCGTAGGTTATCAGCCGAACCTCGCCACCGAGATGGGCGAGCTGCAAGAGCGTATCACCTCGACCAAGAAGGGCTCCGTCACCTCGGTTCAGGCCATCTATGTGCCCGCCGACGACATCACCGATCCCGCGCCGGCGACCACCTTTGCTCACCTCGATGCGACCATGCTTCTCTCGCGTCCCTTGTCAGAGCTTGGTATCTATCCCGCCGTCGATCCGCTGACCTCGACCTCCCGTATTCTCTCTGCTCGCATCGTCGGTCAAGAGCACTACGATGTCGCCCAGGGCGTTAAGCGCATCCTTCAGCGCTACAAGGACCTGCAGGACATCATCGCCATCCTTGGTATCGACGAGCTCTCGGAAGAGGACAAGATCACAGTGGCCCGCGCCCGCAAGGTGCAGCGCTTCCTGTCGCAGCCCTTCCATGTTGCGGAAATCTTCACCGGCATCCCCGGCGCTTACGTCAAGGTCGAGGACACCATCCGCAGCTTCAAGGAGATCATCGAAGGCAAGCACGACGATATTCCTGAGCAGGCCTTCTACCTCAAGGGCGGCATCGAAGATGTGTTGGCCGCCGCAGAGAAGATGAAGCAGACCGCATAA
- the atpC gene encoding ATP synthase F1 subunit epsilon: MADTNTNSGLLTVRLVTPDRVLLDATANAVELPSMSGYLEALYGAAPLLAELGAGEVRLHGGTSGDQKFFVAWGFVEVLPERVTILAETALHPNEIDRNEALQELQEGEKLWQAAGDEGDKYDEANAVTRKAEEKLASAEGKSH; the protein is encoded by the coding sequence ATGGCAGACACAAACACCAACTCGGGATTGTTGACGGTCAGGCTGGTAACGCCGGACCGCGTCCTGCTCGACGCAACGGCGAATGCAGTGGAGCTTCCCTCGATGTCCGGCTACCTGGAGGCGCTCTACGGAGCCGCTCCCTTGCTCGCCGAACTTGGCGCTGGCGAGGTTCGTCTTCACGGAGGCACCTCTGGCGACCAGAAGTTCTTCGTGGCCTGGGGCTTTGTCGAGGTTCTGCCGGAGCGTGTGACGATTCTGGCTGAGACAGCTCTTCATCCCAACGAGATCGACCGCAATGAAGCATTGCAGGAGCTTCAGGAGGGCGAAAAACTCTGGCAGGCCGCAGGCGACGAAGGCGACAAATACGACGAAGCCAACGCCGTCACTCGTAAGGCAGAGGAGAAGCTGGCCTCAGCCGAAGGCAAGAGCCACTAA